GGGAAAAACGAAACAGACTCCGACCCGCATCTACCACCGTGATTGGGGCGGCACGGAAAACGATTACTCACCCCGCGACCCGCGGCAGACGCTGGAAGAGGCTATGGCAGCGTACAAGCGGACGATCGACGTGGCATGGCGCGGGGGGCGTGACGAGTCTGGAAACCCTCTGTGTGATGAACACGGCCGCCCCCGTGGAAAGTGGATCGAAGTCGAAACTCACCCCGACTTCCGAGATGACTCGTAGTCTGAAATCCGACCGCCGTGCCGGTCTCCTGGTCGGTCAACCGCTGTGGGTGGCCGACCAGGCAGCGAGCGACAAGGATGAGTTGTGGGACCGGGTGCTGGACGAACTGGTCGAGGTCAAGTTCCGGCCCGACCTGCTCTTGGGGTTCGGTTCGTCCGCCAGATCGGCCTGCCGGGCGTCTCCCTCGCCGCCTGAGTAAGTGCGGTAGCCGGCGGTACGAGTAGGCTTGGCCGACTTCCGGCCCTTCTCTCGAGCCTGTTGCTCCCGGCAGTCAGGGGGGCGGACGAACATCCGTGGCTTGTTCATCCCGCCAGGGTACGACATCGGTCGGATTCGCAGACAGTCAGCATCGAGCCCTTACTAGGGCGGAGCAGATCATTCTCCCTGTTGATTGGCGATCTGATCCGCGGCCAGCCGGAACCCAATTGTCATGTACGCTCCGGAAGCTTCGTCCTTGTTCCGGCCAGCCGACCGGGTGTCCCTCGGAAGGTCGTTCCAGCACCCCCCGCGGCACACGCGAACTCGTGACTGAGGCGAAGCCGTGTCGCACCATTCGTAAACATTACCATGCATGTCGTACAGGCCATACATATTGGCTTTGAGCCCACCCACCGGGTGTGTCGAGCCGCTGTGGGACTCGCCAAACCACGCGTAGTCTCGCAGCGTGCGGGGGTCGTTTCCGCAGCACCACAGGTCGGTCGACCCAGCCCGGCAGGCGTACTCCCACTCCAGTTCCATCGGGAGGCGGTACCCGCACCATGCGGCAAAACACCAGGAATCGTACCAAGTGACATTGACCACCGGGCAGCGGTCATCGAGGTTCTTTCCCCTCAACGCCAGGGCATGCTTCAGACGGGTGAAGCAGCCCCACTCGTCCAGCTCCCCCCACCGCATCGCCCGGTGTTCTGGGTCGAAGGTCTCGTACATCTCGTTCGTCACCGCGTACTGATGTATCTGAAATGCCCTAACGCGTCTCTCCCCGACGGCTTTCACTCGCGGGCCCGCGGCGGAAGGGCACACGCCAGCGGGTATGTCCCGGAACCCATGTTCGATCTCGCGGTGAATCCGCTGCTCGCTTTTCGAGGCCCGCGATAGGGCCTCGAACGATTCCCGCCACCGATCGATTACGGCGGGAAACCGGTTACGCATATGCCGGAAGCTGAGGTAGATCATCCGGCGGTGCCACTGTACCCACTCGTGCTTACCCGTGACCTTCTGTGGGGGCGTGTAACACGGTGCAAGGGTGGCGTGCCAGGTGTCCCTATCCACGACCGCGTCCGGCAACTCCGCCACGAAGGTCCAGAACTCGTCGAAGTCGCTCAGTCGCTCCCCCTCGTCCCCGACGACCCATCGCTCCATCTGTTTGCGGTCTCCCACGGTCGCGAAATTCACAGCCCAGTATGCGGCGAAGAAAGCCTGCACCGTGCGGTCGTGCCAAATGATCCCCTTATTTCCGACTTCGCGGAACAGCAGGAAGTCGAGTGCATGGGTGTTCATCTGCATCAGGAGGTCGAAGTCATTCTGGTAATCTGCCCGCGACCCCAGTCCCGCTGTGACGAGCCGCCTGCCAACCGCCTCCTGGAAATGTGGCAGTTCCACCTCCGTGACTCCCACCGTGTTCGGTGCCGGCGGTCCGTCGTGCGATTTGGCACAGAACATCTCAAACGCGATCGCCCCCAGCAGCGCGGCCACCCGGCGGACCCGGGCCTGGTAATTCCCGCGGCCCGGCTTTTCCCCGTCACGTAGCCCGATTCGCTCGGCCGCTCCGACCAGCCCTGATGCGATCAATCCCCGGCGGTTCGTCCGGTCGTCGGCACCTGGCACGAGTGCCTTGGGATCCACGTACTCGCCCGGTTCAAAGTAAGCTAACGTGTACACATCGGCTGCCGTCTGCAGCCCAAGCTCGAGGATGGCCTCCAGCGGCTCCCGCTCCTTCGACCGGGCTGTGTCTACCGCCCTCTGGAGCAGCCCAGCCACCAGCCGAAGCTGACGCGGAACGGTGAGCAGCCCGCGCCCCCCAGAGGGAATAGCGTGGTACCAGTCGCCGCCGGCCTGCAGAGTTAGGTAAGTCCGAATGTCCGCTGGGTCCAGCGGCTCGACGCGCAGGAATCTCCACTCTGGTGACCCAAACAGTTCCCAGGAGGTGTCGAATGCGTGCGGCCGACCAGCCACCCACACTGGGCAGCCACGCCACCCAGCGGACTTGAGCAGCGCATCCAGCACGGATGGAATTCCAGGACGGGAGAAGGCGTGATCGAGCCCATCAATTAATAACGTGACCCGGCTCGCTGCCTGAAGCCGTTCGACTTCCCGCCGGTACGCGGCGGGGGGGTGGCCGCCGACAGACCGGCTTATCGCGGACGAGATGTAGTCCAGGATCGCCCCCGGAGCGTCGTACTCTCGTTCAAGCAGATCTAGGCCGCCGGGAGTATCGAGACGGATAAGGACGGGGAGTTGGCTCGATCCTCTGCTCACGCCAAGGTGAGCTTCGACCCACTGGAGGTTGGTCGTCTTCCCCAGCCCCGCATCGCAGACGAGTGCGACCCGCAGGGGTGGATCGGCACCTGCCGATCGGTCGAGAACTGCACGACGCGTAATAGCACCCCACCAACTTTCTGTTGGGGCACCGCAGACGGCTCGCTGGCGATCCTCGGGATGCGTTTCGGTGTCGAGCTCTGACAGTCGTTGACCGAGAAGAAACGGTAGTGGCTTCGTCGTGGGCGAATTCATGCCGACCTCGTGTTTACTGGCCACCTACGGACACGCCCTGTCAAGCATGCGTGCATGGCGAGTGCGGTCGTCATCTCTGGGAGACTTCGCCTCGTGGTCGTGTATTGGGTTGTACTGGATCTGTACTGGCTTTCGTCGTGCGGTACTGCGAAAACATGCTCCGAATTGCGCTGATTTGCGCGCCTTGCTTCGGTGCCCACTGTGTGGTAAACTGCTTCAATTCTAAGGCGATTCAGGTAGATCGGCGCGACGGGTCGGGTTGCTTCGGGACCAAGAGGTCGTAGGTTCAAATCCTATCAACCCGACTGGTTTTTCTGCTGCAAGTGCCTGTGACTTGCAGCAAAAGTTGCAGCAACCCGAGGCATGAACTTTCGGAAACCCGCGTTCCTGGGTAGCCGGAGGGCATTTCATGCCTCGTAAGCCTTTCATTCGCGCGTTCGACGGGTGGTGGTACGCCCAAATTTCCGTCGGCAGCAAGCGCAAGCAGGTCAAACTCGTCAAAGGGAAAGAAAACGAACGGGAGGCGTACCGCACCTTCTGTCCCCTCGTCGCCGACGAGGGCCAAGTCAACCCAGCCACAGCAAATCAGTCCGTCGCAACTGTCTGTGATTTCTTCCTCGATGCCAGCCGGCGGGCGCACAAACCGGATACGTTCGAGTGGCACCGGTATTACCTCCAGAGCTTTTGCGACCGCTTCGGGCGCCTGATGACGGCCGATGTGAAGTCGTACCACGTCACCAAATGGCTCGACGCGCACCCCGACTGGAAGAACTCCCGGCGCCACGCCATCGGGGTTCTGAAGCGGGCGTTCAATTGGGCCGAGGAGCAGGGGTACATCACCGCCAACCCGATCCGCGGGGTGAAGAAGCCCCGGGGCGGGAAGCGACAGCGGATTCTGGCCCCCGAGGAGCGTCAGCAGATTCTCGACGCGATCCCCGACGAATCGTTCCGCCAGTTCGTGTTCGCGATGCAGGAGACCGGGTGCCGTCCGGGTGAGGTGGCGGCGGTCACGGTCGGGCAAGTGACCCAACGGTTTGGCCCCGCCTCGTCCTCAGCCCGTGTGAAGGACGAGGCGGGGCCAAACCGTTGAGAGCAGACGAGGCCGGACGAACCCCACCGGCCCTTCACATCGTGGATCGACTTCCGTCGCCCTACTCCCAGACGGATCCTCGAATAAACTGTCATCCCAATCCAGCGCTGCACGTTTACTCCGCCGAGCGCTGCGCTTTTACTCCGCCATCAGCAATCGATTCCGGGTTCGCGATACGGGCAGTGGCCAACATCCTCAACCATTAACAGTACAGCGCAGGTTTTGCGGCGTTCCGTAAGTTAATCATCGGGGAGGACTACCGATGACCGAGCAGGAGATCGTCGCGCTCGGCCCGGCGTTCGCTGCGTACCTTCGACGGTTCCGAGGGCATTTCGGCCAAGAGCGAACGGCCGAGCACTTCAACGCCTATTGCCGCGGGCTCCTGTCCGACCTGCCCCGCAAGAGTGTTGAACCGATCGCCTTGGCCGCGGGGACCGCGGTGCGGACCCTTCAGGCG
The Gemmata palustris DNA segment above includes these coding regions:
- a CDS encoding SUMF1/EgtB/PvdO family nonheme iron enzyme codes for the protein MNSPTTKPLPFLLGQRLSELDTETHPEDRQRAVCGAPTESWWGAITRRAVLDRSAGADPPLRVALVCDAGLGKTTNLQWVEAHLGVSRGSSQLPVLIRLDTPGGLDLLEREYDAPGAILDYISSAISRSVGGHPPAAYRREVERLQAASRVTLLIDGLDHAFSRPGIPSVLDALLKSAGWRGCPVWVAGRPHAFDTSWELFGSPEWRFLRVEPLDPADIRTYLTLQAGGDWYHAIPSGGRGLLTVPRQLRLVAGLLQRAVDTARSKEREPLEAILELGLQTAADVYTLAYFEPGEYVDPKALVPGADDRTNRRGLIASGLVGAAERIGLRDGEKPGRGNYQARVRRVAALLGAIAFEMFCAKSHDGPPAPNTVGVTEVELPHFQEAVGRRLVTAGLGSRADYQNDFDLLMQMNTHALDFLLFREVGNKGIIWHDRTVQAFFAAYWAVNFATVGDRKQMERWVVGDEGERLSDFDEFWTFVAELPDAVVDRDTWHATLAPCYTPPQKVTGKHEWVQWHRRMIYLSFRHMRNRFPAVIDRWRESFEALSRASKSEQRIHREIEHGFRDIPAGVCPSAAGPRVKAVGERRVRAFQIHQYAVTNEMYETFDPEHRAMRWGELDEWGCFTRLKHALALRGKNLDDRCPVVNVTWYDSWCFAAWCGYRLPMELEWEYACRAGSTDLWCCGNDPRTLRDYAWFGESHSGSTHPVGGLKANMYGLYDMHGNVYEWCDTASPQSRVRVCRGGCWNDLPRDTRSAGRNKDEASGAYMTIGFRLAADQIANQQGE
- a CDS encoding tyrosine-type recombinase/integrase, producing the protein MPRKPFIRAFDGWWYAQISVGSKRKQVKLVKGKENEREAYRTFCPLVADEGQVNPATANQSVATVCDFFLDASRRAHKPDTFEWHRYYLQSFCDRFGRLMTADVKSYHVTKWLDAHPDWKNSRRHAIGVLKRAFNWAEEQGYITANPIRGVKKPRGGKRQRILAPEERQQILDAIPDESFRQFVFAMQETGCRPGEVAAVTVGQVTQRFGPASSSARVKDEAGPNR